A genomic segment from Pseudorca crassidens isolate mPseCra1 chromosome 6, mPseCra1.hap1, whole genome shotgun sequence encodes:
- the MRPL44 gene encoding large ribosomal subunit protein mL44 codes for MASGLVRLLLWRPRCLLAPAVPVLAPPIRGVKKAFRAAFRFQKELERWRLLRCPPPPVRRSEKPNWDYHAEMQAFGHRLQETFSLDLLKTAFVNSCYIKSEEAKRQKLGIEKEAVLLNLKDNQELSEQGTSFSQTCLTQFFEDAFSDLPTEGVKSLVDFLTSEEVVCHVARNLAVEQLTLSAEFPVPPAVLRQTFFAVIGVLLQSSGPERTALFIRDFLITQMTGKELFEIWKIINPMGLLVEELKKRNISAPESRLTRQSGSTTALPVYFVGLYCDKKLIAEGPGETVIVAEEEAARVALRKLYGFTENRRPWDYSKPKEHVRAEKTITAS; via the exons ATGGCGTCCGGGCTTGTGAGGCTGCTGTTGTGGAGGCCTCGCTGCCTCCTGGCACCGGCCGTACCTGTTCTCGCCCCGCCGATTCGGGGAGTGAAGAAGGCATTCCGCGCCGCCTTCCGCTTCCAGAAGGAGTTAGAGCGGTGGCGCTTGCTTCGGTGCCCGCCGCCGCCCGTGCGCCG ttCAGAGAAGCCCAACTGGGATTACCATGCTGAAATGCAAGCATTTGGCCATCGGTTACAGGAAACCTTTTCCTTAGATCTTCTCAAAACTGCATTTGTTAATAGCTGCTATATTAAAAGTGAGGAGGCCAAACGCCAAAAACTTGGAATAGAGAAAGAAGCTGTCCTTCTGAACCTTAAAGATAATCAAGAACTATCTGAACAAGGGACATCTTTTTCACAAACTTGCCTCACACAATTTTTTGAGGACGCATTCTCAGACTTACCCACTGAAGGCGTTAAAAGCCTAGTTGACTTTCTCACCAGTGAGGAAGTTGTGTGTCATGTAGCTAGAAACTTGGCAGTGGAGCAGTTAACGTTGAGTGCAGAATTCCCAGTCCCCCCAGCTGTGTTAAGGCAGACTTTCTTTGCAGTGATTGGAGTCCTGTTACAGAGCAGCGGACCTGAGAGGACTGCACTTTTCATCAGG GACTTCTTAATTACTCAAATGACTGGAAAAGAACTCTTTGAGATTTGGAAGATAATAAACCCCATGGGGCTACTGGTAGAAGAATTGAAGAAAAGGAATATTTCAGCTCCCGAATCTAGACTTACTCGGCAGTCTGGAAGCACCACAGCTTTGCCTGTGTATTTTGTTGGCTTATACTG tgATAAAAAGTTGATCGCAGAAGGACCTGGGGAGACAGTAATAGTTGCAGAAGAAGAAGCTGCTCGAGTGGCACTTAGGAAGCTCTACGGGTTCACCGAGAATCGCCGGCCCTGGGACTATTCCAAGCCCAAAGAACATGTGAGAGCAGAAAAGACCATCACTGCCAGCTAG